In Synechocystis sp. PCC 6714, the following are encoded in one genomic region:
- a CDS encoding NUDIX domain-containing protein yields MPPQFPLATVGALVTAPDGRVLIVKTTKWRGTWGVPGGKVEWGERLETALKREFQEEVGLDLLDIEFALVQEAVNDPQFHCPAHFVLLNYYARCESTVVVPNEEIVEWQWLTPQEALSFPLNSFTKLLLEDYQIRFNLLKKII; encoded by the coding sequence ATGCCTCCCCAATTTCCTTTAGCCACGGTTGGTGCGCTGGTTACTGCTCCCGACGGTCGAGTTTTAATTGTCAAAACCACCAAATGGCGGGGGACCTGGGGGGTGCCGGGGGGCAAAGTAGAATGGGGAGAAAGGTTGGAAACAGCCCTAAAACGGGAATTTCAGGAGGAAGTGGGCTTAGATTTGCTGGACATAGAATTTGCCCTGGTGCAGGAAGCAGTCAACGATCCCCAGTTTCACTGCCCAGCCCATTTTGTTTTGCTTAATTATTATGCCCGGTGTGAATCTACGGTGGTGGTTCCCAACGAAGAAATTGTCGAATGGCAATGGCTGACTCCCCAGGAAGCCCTTAGTTTTCCCCTCAATAGTTTTACTAAATTGCTGTTAGAAGATTATCAAATAAGATTTAACTTACTCAAAAAGATTATCTAA
- a CDS encoding glycoside hydrolase family 3 N-terminal domain-containing protein: protein MVTINSSNWTLEERIGQLIVVRASGFLFDHQIRYPAWEADNQTLQNWLTNLNLGGVILLGGSGAELALRTAQLQNWASTPLLLAADIEEGVGQRFPGATWFPPPMALGSIAEKNLDLAKNYARQMGQTIAQEAVAVGLNWILAPIADVNNNADNPVINVRAFGETPGIVGALVQEFIAGTQSFPVLTSAKHFPGHGDTSTDSHLHLPVIPHTIDRLEQIELPPFQAAIAQGVDSVMTAHILVPAWDGKNPATLSPTILTGQLRQKLGFNGIIVTDALIMGGITDIASSGEVAIRALEAGVDILLMPPDPVPVITAIAEAVELGRLTEARIEQSLQRVLTAKQKLAPVPDPRNFTGSLQPQPARKLVDQILTTALETGGDLPLANLGDQPGKNLIVVDDLLAADFIDRACPALTLPIKGGYTAKILTPDLLEHYPLGQNPFLLQVFIRGNPFRGTAGLTSTTQALYRQCLTNPFLQGLIIYGSPYVLAWFQTQIAELCPFLPWVFSHGQMPQAQAIAVRKLFGWEELSNLRVKDGIFTN from the coding sequence ATGGTGACAATCAACTCCAGCAATTGGACGTTAGAAGAAAGAATTGGCCAATTAATTGTGGTGCGGGCCTCAGGGTTTTTATTTGATCACCAAATTCGTTACCCAGCCTGGGAGGCAGATAACCAAACCTTGCAAAATTGGCTAACAAATCTCAATTTAGGCGGCGTAATTTTGCTGGGGGGCAGTGGAGCAGAATTGGCTTTACGCACTGCTCAACTGCAAAACTGGGCATCCACACCCTTACTTTTAGCAGCGGACATCGAAGAAGGGGTGGGGCAAAGATTTCCTGGGGCAACATGGTTTCCCCCTCCCATGGCTTTGGGGAGTATTGCCGAAAAAAATCTAGATTTGGCTAAAAATTATGCCCGTCAAATGGGACAAACCATTGCCCAGGAAGCTGTCGCAGTGGGATTAAATTGGATTTTGGCCCCAATCGCCGATGTGAATAACAATGCCGATAATCCGGTAATTAATGTGCGGGCCTTTGGGGAAACTCCAGGGATTGTGGGGGCGTTGGTACAGGAATTTATTGCGGGAACTCAAAGTTTCCCCGTACTAACTTCTGCTAAACATTTTCCTGGCCATGGGGACACCAGTACCGATTCCCATTTGCATTTGCCCGTTATTCCCCACACCATTGACCGGCTCGAACAAATCGAGCTACCTCCTTTTCAGGCGGCGATCGCCCAGGGGGTGGATAGTGTCATGACCGCCCACATTCTTGTTCCTGCTTGGGATGGAAAAAATCCTGCCACTTTGTCCCCAACTATTTTGACCGGACAATTAAGGCAAAAACTGGGTTTTAACGGCATTATCGTCACCGATGCGCTGATTATGGGAGGTATTACGGACATTGCTAGCTCTGGGGAAGTGGCTATCCGGGCCTTGGAAGCAGGGGTGGATATTCTGCTGATGCCCCCCGATCCGGTGCCAGTAATTACGGCGATCGCCGAAGCGGTGGAGTTGGGTCGTTTAACGGAAGCCAGAATTGAACAATCTTTACAACGGGTGTTAACTGCCAAACAAAAATTAGCACCTGTCCCCGACCCCAGAAATTTCACCGGTAGTTTACAACCCCAACCAGCCCGTAAATTAGTCGATCAAATTCTTACTACAGCATTGGAAACCGGGGGAGATTTGCCCCTGGCTAACCTAGGCGATCAACCGGGAAAAAACTTAATTGTTGTCGATGATTTACTTGCCGCCGACTTTATAGACCGAGCTTGTCCTGCTTTAACTTTGCCGATCAAAGGAGGATACACGGCCAAAATCCTTACTCCAGACTTGTTGGAGCACTATCCCCTTGGTCAAAATCCATTTTTGCTCCAGGTATTTATTCGGGGCAATCCCTTCCGGGGCACTGCCGGTTTAACATCCACAACCCAAGCTCTGTACCGTCAATGTTTAACCAATCCATTTTTACAAGGGCTAATCATTTACGGCAGTCCGTACGTTTTAGCCTGGTTCCAAACCCAAATAGCTGAACTTTGTCCCTTTTTACCTTGGGTTTTTTCCCATGGCCAAATGCCCCAAGCCCAGGCGATCGCCGTTAGAAAACTTTTTGGCTGGGAAGAATTATCAAACCTAAGGGTTAAAGACGGTATTTTTACCAATTAA
- a CDS encoding Uma2 family endonuclease, which produces MNTVMLNLDQVNLTNEQFYNLCIANPDRQLERSQQGELIIMAPVGGVSGNREADFLIDLGLWNRQTRLGKVFSSSTIFRLPQGGDRSPDAAWVSLERWQNLSPEDQEKFPPLCPDFVLELRSRTDRLEALQTKMAEYLASGLRLGWLIDPQRQAVEIYRLNKPVEVMSLPAVLSGENVLPSFNLQVERF; this is translated from the coding sequence ATGAACACAGTAATGTTAAATTTAGATCAGGTTAACTTAACTAATGAGCAATTTTACAATCTGTGTATCGCTAACCCCGATCGCCAATTGGAACGTAGCCAACAGGGGGAATTAATTATCATGGCTCCGGTGGGTGGTGTGAGTGGTAACCGGGAAGCTGATTTTCTCATCGATTTAGGACTTTGGAACCGACAAACTAGGCTGGGAAAAGTTTTTAGTTCATCGACTATCTTTCGTTTGCCCCAAGGGGGCGATCGTTCCCCCGATGCCGCTTGGGTTAGCCTAGAACGATGGCAAAATCTCAGTCCTGAAGACCAGGAAAAATTTCCGCCCCTTTGTCCTGATTTTGTATTAGAATTGCGTTCCCGCACCGATCGCCTGGAAGCGCTACAAACAAAAATGGCAGAGTATTTAGCCAGTGGATTGCGGCTTGGCTGGTTGATTGATCCCCAAAGACAGGCAGTGGAAATTTATCGACTCAATAAACCCGTAGAAGTAATGTCTTTACCGGCGGTTTTAAGTGGCGAGAATGTACTGCCAAGCTTTAATTTGCAGGTGGAACGTTTCTAA
- the gnd gene encoding decarboxylating NADP(+)-dependent phosphogluconate dehydrogenase — protein sequence MNKRTFGVIGLAVMGENLALNVESRGFPIAVFNRSPNKTEKFMAERAVGKDIKAAYTVEEFVQLLERPRKILVMVKAGGPVDAVINELKPLLEEGDMIIDGGNSLYEDTERRTKDLEATGLGFVGMGVSGGEEGALLGPSLMPGGTPAAYQELEPILTKIAAQVEDPDNPACVTFIGPGGAGHYVKMVHNGIEYGDMQLIAEAYDILKNGLGLSNEKLHEVFGQWNQTDELNSFLIEISTDIFAYKDPETGGHLIDYILDAAGQKGTGRWTVMSGLELGVPIPTIYAAVNARVMSSLKEERVAASSQLSGPTKAFSGDVEAWIPKVRDALYCSKMCSYAQGMALIAKASQEFGYDVNLPEIARIWKGGCIIRAGFLDKIKKAFKDNPQLANLLLAPEFKQSILDRQGPWREVLSLANEMGIAVPAFSSSLDYFDSYRRAVLPQNLTQAQRDYFGAHTYERTDKPRGEFFHTEWLE from the coding sequence ATGAATAAGCGAACCTTTGGGGTGATCGGACTGGCGGTAATGGGGGAAAACCTTGCCCTCAACGTGGAAAGTCGAGGCTTTCCCATCGCCGTATTTAACCGTTCTCCGAACAAAACTGAAAAATTCATGGCCGAACGGGCTGTGGGCAAAGATATCAAAGCCGCCTACACCGTAGAAGAATTTGTCCAACTGTTGGAGCGCCCCCGCAAAATCCTCGTGATGGTTAAAGCTGGGGGCCCCGTGGATGCGGTGATCAATGAGCTCAAACCCCTGTTGGAAGAAGGAGACATGATCATTGATGGTGGTAACTCCCTCTATGAAGATACGGAACGGCGCACCAAAGATCTGGAAGCCACCGGCCTAGGTTTTGTTGGCATGGGAGTCAGTGGAGGGGAAGAGGGTGCATTGCTAGGCCCCAGTTTAATGCCCGGTGGTACCCCGGCCGCCTACCAAGAATTGGAACCCATTCTGACCAAAATTGCCGCCCAAGTGGAGGACCCCGATAATCCCGCCTGTGTGACTTTCATTGGCCCAGGGGGAGCAGGACATTACGTCAAAATGGTCCACAACGGCATTGAGTATGGTGATATGCAACTGATCGCCGAAGCCTACGACATTTTGAAAAACGGCTTGGGCCTGAGTAACGAAAAACTCCATGAAGTTTTTGGCCAATGGAATCAGACCGATGAGTTGAACTCTTTCCTGATTGAAATCAGCACCGACATTTTTGCCTATAAAGATCCGGAAACGGGAGGCCATTTAATCGATTATATCCTCGATGCCGCTGGGCAAAAGGGCACAGGACGCTGGACGGTAATGAGCGGTTTGGAATTAGGGGTTCCTATCCCCACCATTTACGCCGCCGTTAACGCCAGGGTAATGTCCTCCCTCAAAGAAGAACGGGTGGCCGCTTCTAGCCAACTATCGGGCCCCACTAAAGCTTTTAGTGGTGACGTGGAAGCCTGGATTCCCAAAGTACGGGACGCTCTCTATTGCTCGAAAATGTGTTCCTATGCCCAGGGCATGGCCCTAATTGCCAAAGCTTCCCAGGAATTTGGTTACGACGTTAATCTGCCGGAAATCGCACGCATTTGGAAAGGCGGTTGCATTATCCGAGCCGGCTTTTTGGACAAGATTAAGAAGGCTTTCAAGGATAATCCCCAGTTGGCTAATTTGCTCCTCGCCCCAGAGTTTAAGCAAAGTATTTTGGACCGCCAGGGGCCATGGCGGGAAGTGTTGAGCCTAGCCAACGAAATGGGCATTGCGGTGCCGGCCTTTAGTTCTTCTTTGGACTACTTCGACAGCTATCGACGGGCCGTACTTCCCCAAAATCTGACCCAAGCTCAACGGGATTATTTTGGCGCTCACACCTATGAACGAACCGATAAGCCCCGGGGAGAATTTTTCCACACGGAATGGCTTGAATAG
- a CDS encoding LysR family transcriptional regulator — protein sequence MRLEQLQAFLKVAELGSFQQASLQSEVTQSTISRQIQGLESALKCQLFHRGAQAKLTVAGELFLRRARKICQEWDIASEEISSLFQGKQTELCVAAIHSVCISSLPTLLPKFCLEHPQIQLRVTALGSDRALKVLQDGLVDVAIVMSHRSLTNTKDLAIKPLYEEQICVLMAGNHPLKEKRTITWQDLGPYPQVIFKDGYRMRRLVEDEFSRREIPLNVSLELNIPEAFYGVVQESEMIALMPQSLVKPVLDDPNFSVRYLFCPESGDRQDFRRQVSVVTTVDRLQMPPVADFFDLVVAHYRHGPL from the coding sequence ATGCGACTAGAACAGTTACAGGCTTTTTTAAAAGTTGCAGAACTAGGCAGTTTTCAGCAGGCATCATTACAATCAGAAGTGACCCAATCTACCATCAGTAGGCAAATTCAGGGTTTAGAATCCGCGCTTAAATGTCAACTATTTCACCGGGGAGCCCAGGCTAAGCTAACGGTAGCGGGGGAATTATTTCTGCGGCGGGCAAGGAAAATTTGTCAGGAATGGGACATAGCTAGTGAAGAAATTAGTAGCCTTTTTCAGGGTAAACAAACGGAATTATGTGTGGCGGCAATCCATTCAGTTTGCATCTCTTCTTTGCCTACTTTATTGCCTAAGTTTTGCCTAGAACATCCTCAAATTCAATTACGGGTTACGGCCCTGGGCAGTGACCGAGCGTTGAAGGTTTTACAGGACGGCTTGGTGGATGTAGCCATTGTCATGAGTCATCGCAGTTTAACTAACACTAAGGATTTGGCCATAAAGCCCCTCTATGAAGAGCAAATTTGCGTTTTAATGGCTGGTAATCATCCCCTGAAGGAAAAAAGAACCATCACTTGGCAGGATTTAGGCCCCTATCCCCAAGTTATTTTTAAAGATGGTTACCGGATGCGCCGCTTGGTGGAAGATGAGTTCAGTCGTAGGGAAATTCCCCTCAATGTTAGCCTGGAATTAAATATTCCTGAAGCTTTTTATGGAGTAGTACAAGAAAGTGAAATGATTGCGCTGATGCCCCAATCTTTGGTTAAACCAGTGCTGGATGATCCCAATTTTTCCGTGCGCTATCTATTTTGCCCCGAGTCTGGCGATCGCCAGGATTTCCGGCGGCAGGTATCGGTGGTGACAACGGTGGATCGTTTGCAAATGCCCCCTGTGGCAGACTTTTTTGACCTAGTGGTTGCCCATTATCGCCATGGGCCACTGTGA
- the pgk gene encoding phosphoglycerate kinase encodes MSKQSIANLTEADLAGKRVFVRVDFNVPLDNGSITDDTRIRAALPTIKDLLSKGAKVILGSHFGRPKGKVVDSMRLTPVGDRLGELLGQPVVKCDDCIGAEVAAKIASLPNGGVALLENLRFYAGEEGNDAEFAKALAANADLYVNDAFGTAHRAHASTEGVTHFLSPNVAGYLIEKELQFLQGAIESPKRPLVAIVGGSKVSSKIGVIETLLDKCDKLIIGGGMIFTFYKAQGLSTGKSLVEEDKLELATTLMAKAKEKGVEFLLPTDVVVADNFAPDANDQTVSVDAIPDGWMGLDIGPDSIKTFQAALEGCGTVIWNGPMGVFEFEKFAKGTEAIAHSLAGLTETGTVTIIGGGDSVAAVEKVGVAEKMSHISTGGGASLELLEGKVLPGIAALDDK; translated from the coding sequence TTGTCTAAGCAATCGATCGCCAATTTGACCGAGGCGGATCTGGCGGGGAAACGGGTTTTTGTGCGGGTGGATTTCAACGTACCTTTAGATAATGGCAGTATCACCGACGACACCAGGATTCGGGCTGCCTTGCCCACCATCAAAGATCTCCTCAGCAAAGGGGCTAAAGTTATTTTAGGTAGTCATTTTGGCCGTCCCAAAGGCAAAGTGGTGGACAGCATGCGCCTGACCCCCGTTGGCGATCGCCTAGGGGAATTGTTGGGACAACCCGTGGTCAAATGCGACGATTGCATTGGGGCTGAAGTGGCGGCAAAAATTGCCAGCTTGCCCAATGGCGGTGTAGCTCTGTTGGAAAATCTCCGTTTCTATGCCGGAGAAGAAGGCAACGATGCAGAATTTGCCAAGGCATTAGCAGCCAATGCCGACCTCTACGTTAACGATGCCTTTGGCACTGCCCACCGGGCCCACGCTTCCACCGAAGGGGTAACCCATTTCCTCAGCCCCAACGTGGCGGGTTATCTGATCGAAAAAGAATTACAGTTCCTCCAAGGGGCCATCGAATCCCCCAAACGTCCCCTGGTGGCCATTGTGGGGGGCTCCAAAGTATCCAGCAAAATTGGTGTGATTGAAACCCTGTTGGATAAGTGTGACAAGCTGATCATCGGCGGCGGCATGATTTTCACTTTCTACAAAGCCCAGGGTTTGAGCACCGGTAAATCCCTGGTGGAAGAAGACAAATTAGAATTGGCTACCACATTAATGGCTAAAGCCAAGGAAAAAGGCGTAGAGTTTCTGTTACCTACCGATGTGGTTGTAGCGGATAACTTTGCCCCCGATGCCAACGACCAAACCGTTAGCGTTGATGCCATCCCCGATGGTTGGATGGGTCTGGATATCGGCCCCGATTCCATTAAAACCTTCCAAGCGGCCCTCGAAGGTTGTGGCACCGTGATCTGGAATGGCCCCATGGGAGTCTTTGAGTTTGAAAAATTTGCTAAGGGAACTGAGGCGATCGCCCATAGTTTGGCTGGATTAACCGAAACTGGCACTGTCACTATCATTGGTGGTGGTGACTCCGTAGCCGCGGTGGAAAAAGTGGGGGTGGCGGAAAAAATGAGCCACATCTCCACCGGTGGTGGCGCTAGTCTGGAATTGCTGGAAGGCAAAGTTCTGCCCGGCATCGCTGCTTTGGACGACAAATAA
- a CDS encoding DUF2358 domain-containing protein, which yields MFPPTMESPKMTPDDSILTILQRDYANFPRQQTFSIYDPDVYFQDPLSQFRGLARYEKMIQFLARWFRAIDLQLHDIAQVEKQITTRWTLGWTSPLPWQPRITISGHSELTLNEGGLIVAHIDYWDCSPWNVLKQHFRT from the coding sequence ATGTTCCCGCCGACAATGGAAAGCCCAAAAATGACCCCCGATGATAGCATTCTGACCATCCTGCAACGGGACTATGCCAATTTCCCCCGGCAGCAAACTTTCAGCATCTACGACCCAGATGTTTATTTCCAAGATCCCCTCAGTCAATTTCGGGGCTTGGCCCGTTACGAAAAAATGATCCAGTTCCTGGCCCGCTGGTTTCGGGCGATCGATTTACAATTACACGACATTGCCCAGGTGGAAAAACAAATCACCACCCGTTGGACATTAGGTTGGACTTCGCCCCTGCCTTGGCAACCGAGAATTACCATCAGTGGTCACAGTGAACTTACCCTCAACGAAGGGGGATTAATTGTTGCCCACATTGATTACTGGGACTGCTCTCCCTGGAATGTGCTGAAACAACATTTTCGGACTTGA
- a CDS encoding efflux RND transporter permease subunit: MFVDFFIKRPVFSSVCAIIILLVGTISIFSLPIAQFPEVAPTTIQVSSNYSGANAEVVERAVTDILERQINGVQGMRYISSTSSNDGTSSITVTFDRSQNKDIAAVDVQNRVALAEPQLPEAVRRTGIRVNKESNALLLGIGITSPNGQYDNIFLSNYADRYLVDPIRRLEGVGDVRIFGERLYAMRLWVDPMKLAAQQLTMADLSRALQEQNLQVGAGQIGAEPAPPGQEYQLDLLASSQLTDVNDFENLIVKSGANGSVVRFKDIGRVELGAQNYSSFLRFRGQEAVGLGIYQLLDSNALEVARLVRDEMARLAQNFPEGIEYNVAFDTTEFVQESLSEVVETLLIAVVLVILVILVFLQDWRSALIPALTIPLALIGTFAFVKVFNFSINSLTLFGLTLATGLVVDDAIIVVEQISRFIKVKHEDPQEAAQEAMGELTGAVIATSLVLMAVFIPVAFFPGTTGALYQQFALTIAFSILLSTFLALTLTPSLCALLLREGQEPPAFIAGFFNWFNRVLDIVKNSYGDALAKLINFRMWVIGVFALLIGATAWLYITVPTAFLPEEDQGYFITIIQAPQGVSLQYTSRVMAQVEKELLAVPEITATFAVGGFSFSGNSPNQGIIFSRLKPWAERTAPNQSVQAIIGQMFGKFSQIPEANIIPINPPPIRGLGQFGGFDFQLQDLRVNSELDTMVGTMGEILGAANQNPALTRVFSTFQANNPQLIVNVNRNKAKSLGVPVDQIFQTMETALGSSYVNDFVLQGRTYRVYLQADEQFRSSPEDISRLYVRSESGTMIPMANLVTVTQDVGAPIITHYNLFRSIAITGSANFGVSTGQAMDAMAAIARQVMPPGFDFQWSGISLEEMGSQGQAPLIFGLGLLFVFLVLAAQYENYVDPVIILLSVPLAILGALTAQTLRGFPNDVYCQIGLVMLIGLSSKNAILIVEFANQLRAEGYPIAKAALEAAKDRLRPILMTALSTLFGIFPLAIATGAGAGSRQALGTAVFGGMLVATFLSLFVVPILYIVVKTISGQLLHPESTPSEPLPETQSQGPAPAPHQNG; this comes from the coding sequence ATGTTTGTTGATTTTTTCATTAAACGCCCTGTTTTCTCCAGCGTTTGCGCCATCATCATCCTGCTGGTGGGGACAATCAGCATTTTTAGCTTGCCGATCGCCCAATTTCCGGAAGTAGCCCCGACCACAATTCAGGTTAGTTCCAACTACAGCGGTGCCAATGCGGAAGTGGTGGAAAGGGCCGTCACCGACATTTTAGAACGGCAGATCAACGGGGTGCAGGGGATGCGCTACATTTCCTCCACCAGTAGTAATGATGGCACCAGTAGCATTACCGTTACCTTTGACCGGAGTCAAAATAAAGACATTGCCGCCGTTGATGTGCAAAATCGGGTGGCCCTAGCGGAACCCCAACTGCCCGAAGCAGTGAGAAGAACGGGCATTAGGGTTAACAAAGAATCCAACGCTCTCCTGTTGGGTATTGGCATCACTAGCCCCAATGGCCAGTACGACAACATTTTCCTAAGTAACTACGCTGATCGCTATCTGGTGGATCCCATCCGCCGGCTGGAAGGGGTGGGGGATGTACGCATTTTTGGGGAAAGGCTCTATGCCATGCGCCTCTGGGTAGATCCAATGAAATTGGCTGCCCAACAATTGACCATGGCGGATCTAAGTCGGGCTCTGCAGGAACAGAATTTACAGGTGGGGGCTGGGCAAATTGGAGCGGAACCCGCACCGCCGGGGCAAGAGTATCAGCTAGACCTTTTGGCTAGTAGTCAGTTAACGGACGTAAATGACTTTGAAAACTTAATTGTTAAATCCGGGGCCAACGGCTCTGTGGTCAGGTTTAAGGATATTGGTCGGGTGGAATTGGGGGCTCAAAACTACAGCAGTTTTCTACGCTTTCGAGGTCAGGAAGCGGTGGGGTTAGGCATTTATCAACTGTTGGACAGTAATGCCTTGGAAGTAGCCCGCTTGGTCAGGGACGAAATGGCCCGTTTAGCCCAAAACTTTCCCGAAGGCATTGAATATAACGTTGCCTTTGATACCACTGAATTTGTGCAGGAGTCCCTCTCAGAAGTGGTGGAAACCCTGCTCATCGCCGTGGTTCTAGTAATTCTCGTAATTCTCGTTTTTCTCCAGGATTGGCGATCAGCTTTAATCCCCGCTTTAACCATTCCCCTGGCACTAATTGGCACCTTTGCTTTTGTCAAGGTCTTTAACTTTTCCATTAACAGTTTGACCCTGTTTGGTTTAACCCTGGCCACGGGGCTAGTGGTGGATGATGCCATCATTGTGGTGGAGCAAATTAGCCGTTTTATCAAAGTGAAACACGAAGATCCCCAGGAAGCAGCCCAGGAGGCCATGGGGGAATTAACGGGGGCAGTAATTGCCACTTCTTTAGTGTTGATGGCGGTGTTTATTCCGGTGGCTTTTTTCCCCGGCACCACGGGGGCTTTATATCAACAATTTGCCCTCACCATCGCTTTTTCCATTCTCCTTTCCACTTTTCTGGCCCTGACCCTCACCCCGTCCCTCTGTGCTTTGTTACTGCGGGAAGGCCAAGAACCACCGGCTTTTATTGCGGGCTTTTTCAATTGGTTTAACCGGGTACTAGACATTGTCAAAAATAGCTACGGTGATGCGTTAGCTAAATTGATCAATTTTCGGATGTGGGTAATTGGGGTATTTGCATTATTGATTGGCGCCACCGCTTGGCTTTACATTACTGTCCCCACCGCGTTTTTACCGGAGGAAGACCAAGGTTATTTCATCACCATCATCCAAGCTCCCCAGGGGGTTTCCCTCCAGTACACTAGCCGGGTAATGGCCCAGGTGGAAAAGGAATTGCTAGCGGTGCCGGAAATTACAGCTACGTTTGCGGTGGGGGGGTTTAGCTTTAGTGGCAATAGCCCCAACCAAGGGATTATTTTTAGCCGCCTCAAGCCCTGGGCGGAAAGGACTGCCCCGAACCAATCCGTCCAGGCTATTATCGGCCAGATGTTTGGTAAATTTTCCCAAATTCCTGAGGCTAATATTATTCCCATTAACCCTCCTCCTATTCGGGGTTTAGGGCAATTTGGCGGTTTTGACTTTCAGTTACAAGATTTACGGGTCAATAGTGAGCTGGATACTATGGTGGGTACCATGGGAGAAATCCTCGGCGCCGCCAACCAAAATCCGGCTTTAACCAGGGTATTTAGTACTTTCCAAGCCAATAATCCCCAGTTAATTGTCAATGTCAATCGCAACAAAGCTAAAAGCTTAGGGGTGCCGGTGGACCAAATTTTCCAGACCATGGAAACGGCGTTGGGTTCTAGCTATGTCAATGATTTTGTCCTCCAGGGTCGGACCTATCGGGTTTATCTCCAGGCCGATGAGCAGTTCCGCAGTAGCCCGGAGGATATCAGTCGTCTCTATGTCCGCAGTGAGTCAGGCACAATGATTCCCATGGCGAATTTGGTGACGGTGACCCAGGATGTGGGGGCGCCGATTATTACCCATTACAATCTTTTTCGCTCGATCGCCATTACGGGATCTGCCAACTTTGGGGTTAGTACGGGGCAAGCGATGGATGCCATGGCGGCGATCGCCCGACAGGTAATGCCACCGGGATTTGATTTTCAATGGTCGGGCATTTCGCTGGAGGAGATGGGTTCCCAGGGCCAGGCACCCCTGATTTTTGGCCTGGGTTTATTGTTTGTCTTTCTGGTGCTAGCCGCCCAGTATGAAAATTACGTTGATCCGGTGATTATTCTACTCAGCGTGCCCCTGGCCATTTTGGGAGCATTGACAGCCCAGACCTTACGGGGTTTTCCCAATGACGTGTACTGCCAAATTGGTTTAGTGATGTTGATTGGTCTTTCCAGTAAAAACGCCATTTTGATTGTGGAATTTGCCAATCAGCTACGGGCGGAAGGTTATCCCATTGCTAAGGCCGCCCTGGAAGCCGCCAAGGATCGTCTCCGACCCATTTTAATGACAGCCCTTTCCACCCTCTTTGGTATTTTTCCCTTGGCGATCGCCACTGGAGCGGGGGCCGGTAGTCGCCAGGCATTAGGTACAGCAGTATTTGGCGGCATGTTGGTGGCCACTTTCCTCAGCCTATTTGTGGTGCCAATTTTATACATTGTCGTCAAAACCATCAGTGGGCAACTTTTGCACCCTGAATCAACTCCATCGGAACCTCTCCCGGAAACTCAGTCCCAGGGCCCAGCCCCAGCGCCCCACCAGAATGGCTAG